From one Balaenoptera acutorostrata chromosome 6, mBalAcu1.1, whole genome shotgun sequence genomic stretch:
- the LOC130708536 gene encoding non-histone chromosomal protein HMG-14 → MPKRKVSSAEGAAKEEPKRRSARLSAKPAPAKVETKPKKAAGKDKSSDKKVQTKGKRGAKGKQAEVANQETKEDLPAENGETKNEESPASDEAGEKEAKSD, encoded by the coding sequence ATGCCCAAGAGGAAGGTCAGCTCCGCCGAGGGGGCGGCGAAGGAGGAGCCCAAGAGGAGATCGGCGAGGTTGTCAGCTAAACCAGCTCCTGCAAAAGTGGAAACGAAGCCAAAAAAGGCGGCAGGAAAGGATAAATCTTCCGACAAAAAAGtgcaaacaaaagggaaaaggggagcaaAGGGAAAACAGGCTGAAGTGGCTAACCAAGAGACTAAAGAAGACTTACCTGCAGAAAATGGAGAAACTAAAAATGAGGAGAGCCCAGCTTCTGatgaagcaggagagaaagaagccaagtcTGATTAA
- the NXNL2 gene encoding nucleoredoxin-like protein 2 isoform X1: protein MVDVLGGRRLVTYDGTWVEAEAALQNKVLALYFAAGRCAPSRDFTPLLCDFYAELVDQARPSAPFEVVFVSADGSAQEMLDFMRELHGAWLALPFHDPYRQSSGDADAAVQEARSGKAQPGDAPSYSAGKKPPLIWRAEEGDPERPFSELRTRYHIVAIPRLVIVKPSGDVITDKGRKQIRERGLACFQNWVEAADIFQNFSG, encoded by the exons ATGGTGGACGTGCTGGGCGGGCGGCGCCTGGTGACCTACGACGGCACGTGGGTGGAGGCCGAGGCGGCGCTGCAGAACAAGGTGCTGGCGCTCTACTTCGCCGCGGGCCGGTGCGCGCCCAGCCGCGATTTCACGCCGCTGCTCTGCGACTTCTACGCGGAGCTAGTGGACCAGGCGCGGCCGTCCGCCCCCTTCGAAGTGGTCTTCGTGTCCGCCGACGGCAGCGCGCAGGAGATGCTGGACTTCATGCGGGAGCTGCACGGCGCCTGGCTGGCGCTGCCCTTCCACGACCCCTACCGGCA GAGTtctggtgatgctgatgctgcggTCCAGGAAGCCCGCTCTGGTAAAGCACAGCCCGGGGACGCCCCATCCTACAGCGCAGGGAAGAAACCACCCCTTATCTGGAGAGCGGAAGAGGGAGACCCAGAAAGGCCGTTCAG TGAGCTGAGGACCAGGTACCACATCGTGGCCATCCCCAGGCTTGTGATCGTGAAACCGAGCGGGGACGTCATCACTGACAAAGGGCGGAAGCAGATCCGGGAGCGGGGGCTGGCCTGCTTCCAGAACTGGGTGGAGGCAGCTGACATCTTCCAGAATTTCTCCGGTTGA
- the NXNL2 gene encoding nucleoredoxin-like protein 2 isoform X2 — protein MVDVLGGRRLVTYDGTWVEAEAALQNKVLALYFAAGRCAPSRDFTPLLCDFYAELVDQARPSAPFEVVFVSADGSAQEMLDFMRELHGAWLALPFHDPYRHELRTRYHIVAIPRLVIVKPSGDVITDKGRKQIRERGLACFQNWVEAADIFQNFSG, from the exons ATGGTGGACGTGCTGGGCGGGCGGCGCCTGGTGACCTACGACGGCACGTGGGTGGAGGCCGAGGCGGCGCTGCAGAACAAGGTGCTGGCGCTCTACTTCGCCGCGGGCCGGTGCGCGCCCAGCCGCGATTTCACGCCGCTGCTCTGCGACTTCTACGCGGAGCTAGTGGACCAGGCGCGGCCGTCCGCCCCCTTCGAAGTGGTCTTCGTGTCCGCCGACGGCAGCGCGCAGGAGATGCTGGACTTCATGCGGGAGCTGCACGGCGCCTGGCTGGCGCTGCCCTTCCACGACCCCTACCGGCA TGAGCTGAGGACCAGGTACCACATCGTGGCCATCCCCAGGCTTGTGATCGTGAAACCGAGCGGGGACGTCATCACTGACAAAGGGCGGAAGCAGATCCGGGAGCGGGGGCTGGCCTGCTTCCAGAACTGGGTGGAGGCAGCTGACATCTTCCAGAATTTCTCCGGTTGA